One genomic segment of Acanthochromis polyacanthus isolate Apoly-LR-REF ecotype Palm Island chromosome 9, KAUST_Apoly_ChrSc, whole genome shotgun sequence includes these proteins:
- the LOC110970771 gene encoding aquaporin-1-like — MREFKSKDFWRAVLAELVGMTLFIFLSIATAIGNTNNTNPDQEVKVSLAFGLAIATLAQSLGHISGAHLNPAVTLGMLASCQISVFKAVMYIVAQMLGSALACGIMYGARPHTTATLGLNILNGVTPSQGVGIELLATFQLVLCVIAVTDKRRRDVTGSAPLAIGLSVCLGHLAAISYTGCGINPARSFGPALILSDFTNHWVYWVGPMCGGVAAALMYDFLLAPKFDDFPERMKVLVSGPVGDYDVNGGNDATTVEMTSK, encoded by the exons ATGAGAGAGTTCAAGAGCAAGGATTTCTGGAGGGCCGTTCTGGCCGAACTGGTTGGCATGAcccttttcatttttctcagcATCGCCACAGCCATTGGGAACACAAACAACACCAATCCAGACCAGGAGGTGAAGGTGTCGCTGGCCTTCGGACTGGCCATCGCCACACTGGCCCAGAGTTTAGGCCACATCAGTGGAGCCCACCTGAATCCTGCTGTCACTCTCGGGATGCTTGCCAGCTGTCAGATCAGTGTGTTCAAGGCAGTCATGTACATTGTGGCCCAGATGCTGGGTTCAGCCCTGGCCTGCGGCATCATGTATGGAGCACGACCACACACTACTGCTACACTGGGGCTCAACATT CTCAACGGTGTCACTCCCAGCCAAGGCGTGGGCATAGAGCTGCTGGCAACCTTCCAGCTGGTGCTGTGTGTCATTGCAGTCACTGATAAAAGGAGGCGTGATGTCACCGGCTCAGCACCATTGGCTATCGGCCTCTCAGTCTGCTTGGGACACTTGGCAGCT ATCAGCTACACGGGCTGCGGCATCAATCCTGCTCGCTCCTTTGGTCCTGCTTTGATCCTGAGCGATTTTACAAACCACTGG GTGTACTGGGTGGGTCCCATGTGCGGTGGCGTAGCAGCAGCTCTCATGTACGACTTCCTGCTCGCCCCCAAATTTGATGACTTCCCCGAGCGTATGAAGGTCCTGGTCAGCGGCCCAGTGGGCGACTACGATGTTAACGGAGGCAACGATGCTACGACCGTGGAGATGACGTCCAAGTAG